ctagccgttcgagagcacccttacctgccaagctataaattatgtctccgtaatctagcatgctAAGATGTTCATCTGAATCagtgttagtttggcagctggggtgaaaaagGAGTGATTActatagaggaaaccaagtctagatttaacttaagcctgcagctttgatatgtgctgagagaaggacagtgtaccgtctagccatactcccaagtacttgtatgaggtgactacctcaagctttaAACCCtgagaggtagtaatcacacctgtggggagaggggcattcttcttaccaaaccacatgacctttgttttggaggtgttcagaacaaggttaaggacagagaaagctttgttgtacagCATTTAGCACAAAATCTggagaggggccagctgagtacaaTACTGTATCgttgcatataaatggatgagagcttcctactgtgtgagctatgttgttgatgtaaattgagaagagtgtggggcctaggatcgagccttggagtactcccttggtgacaggcagtggcatTTTCATTATCATTAAACTCACTAACTGcccctgcttcctgactccctgtgtcTATGTTACAGTAGGTCCCAATGTCCTCTTTCTTTGTGGCAGAAATATTGAGGTGAAATGTATTTTTGCCAGCCATCACAGTGAATCACCCATCATCAGATTTATTGTAGAATAGCACATCGCTCAGGTACTTAGAAGATTTAGCAATGTACTGAAGCACTGATGTTGTACCATACCATGTAGTTTATGTTCTCACTTGTCATGTGGCGTTCAGTAGTCACATTGTCGCCCAGCTTTGCTTTCTGAGAAGACGTGGGATTAACAATAACTGGTGTTTGAGATGCTACTGGAAAAACAACTATATTTACTGCATTTAAAACATTTACCAAACACCTATGGTAAACACTTTAATTGTATAGTTAACATGTATAACATTAGTCAATTGAGCTAGATGTTACTTCCATGCTTTCCAGAAAAGTGAGGAGTTTATGAATCTTTTATGCTCCTTCAAGGGATGAGACTGACCTGTGTAAAATGCAGTCTCTCtacagaaaagagagactggtTCATCTCAGGTACCGTCTGTTTTTGATGGTCAAATTTGATTGGCTGAACACTCGATAGGCCGCCCAGTAGGCCACGAATGGAACAAACACTGTCCTCTTATGTTGTTGTACAGCTTGATTCTGTGTTGCACAACTTTATCACATAGCAAGTTTGAATATGTGGATGTtcagttttattttttaaacaatgtCACTACTGTTGATATGTCCTTTATTAGGTCTAACTACAGCTCATACTGTCTACAATACTATGTACTGCAGCTGGCCAACAGAGGGCTTGTCCACCCAAAGTAAGAGACACAACAGCAAGAGTCAGTGGATCCTTTACTTAATGTTTTTCTTGCCATTGTGGTCCATGGGAGTCATACAGTAGTTGGGACCTGGTTGGCCACATGTTATGACACTGTCATCCTCTAGGGTCTCTATCACTTCCACACAGTCACTTAGTAATACAGAGAAACAATTTATTCTCTAATGTATTGACAGATAAAATCCCTCCCATTATATAAGTAGAAGGAGGCTCTTTCTTCTTGGCCCAGGTGATGATGATACTTTACATCACACTTCAAACCACGGTTTGTGTTTAACTACGGACTTCAGATCTCTAGGTCAAATTACCTAATAAATAGTTCATTTAGTTTTTTCACAGATTTCAGTAGACTATATATAGAGAACTTCCTGCCTCATAAAAATAGTATTCTATTGTTGATAAAAAGAACAACATGAAGAGCAAAAGAATATGTGATAGAACTGACTGACACCACTGAGACATCCTGCTgaaaccagacagagagagaaagaaacacagagagagacatagagggtCCTGTGCAGAAGGCCAACAGGCCTTAACAAAGTGCAGATGGCCTCAGCCTTGTGTATTTTTCACAGCAGACCGCAGAAAACCTGTAAATATGTTGCTGTGTATGTCAGGGGGTGTGTGGCATGCAATCTGTAGGCCTATGTCTTAAAGAGAAAACAAAGAAGAAAACCTCCTACACTataactggcctgttctccttcTGTGGTGGGGGCTGTTGTGACACTTTCACTATGAGTTATTATGTTGAAAGAGGTCTACGTTATTTACTGTAACATGATGCAAGGGACTACCTGACTTCACATACATGTGAAGATATTGACCTTTACATTGTAAGCACTAAGACAATTGTTGCACTAAGGGGTGTAAATAGTACGGTGGCCCTGAGAGGAAAAGTAGAGTGTAGTGTGTTGCTGCAGGTCAGTCTTCCTGCGTTAAAGGTCTATGAAAGGTTAGTTTCCAATATCGGAAAGTCACTGTAACACCCTCCACTATGACCAGAGAGGAGTGTGAACAGAATGCATGAGTTCAAATTATTAAAATAAATTTGGTTTAACAGTTGAAAATGATTTATTTTTCTTGACAAATGCAAATCAAATGTAAAATAAGTTAGAGAGAGAAGCAATGCATGAAATTATGCATACTTTGTATTACATTGAAAAAAGCGTTAACAACTGATTTCATAACCTTATTCCGCATATCCATTCATAGAAATAGCTAATGAAGCTAGAACTAGTTAAAGAGCTAACTAGTATGAAGGGGAAAGTATTTCATTCATCCAGTACTACTTGTCAATCCCTGATCTGTTTTACCTGTATTTTGCTTGTCGCCACCCCCCTCCagatgtcgcccatcttccccattatcccctgtgtatttatacctgtgttctctgtttgtctgttgccagttcgttttgttcatGAAACCTACCAGCATTTGTTCCCCTGCTCCTGTCTATTTCTTGCTCCTGTTTCCTAGTCCTTCTCGGTTttgacccttctgcctgccctgaccctgaccctgagcctgcctgtcgtttTATACCTTGCCCTAcctcactggattattgacccctgcctgcactgaccctgagactgcctgccgttctggacctGTTGCACcttctctggattactgacccctgtctgcctttgacctgtcgttttcCTGCCCCTCTATTAGAAATAAACTTTTGTTtattcgacactgtctgcatctgggtcatacctgaaaCGTAATACTACTGTCTAATTCCAGAGTACATGACCACCGTCTCTTCCTCTATGTTTCGTTTTCTAGACCTGTTCTTCTTGTTGCTCAGAGGCAGAGCTACGTAATGGAGACTGTCTGCATCTTGGCTCTGTGAAGAACAAAATTGTTTTGTTGATATTAAGTGTATTACATTTTGCACAATGTGGTAATGCAAGCCAAGTCTAATAATGTGTATTTGTATAAGACATGCAACATGAAAAATTATTTCCTCTTACCCCTGCATCTGACCGGGAAGCTGTAGGacctcttgtctgagagaccagttcTGAGAAAAAAGACACAAAACACTATAGATACTGCCACGTCTTCCAGTTTATCTACATCTAGAGATGGTGACATCAAAGAAAAGCAACTTTTAATCACTTACCACTGCACTGCAGACATGTTGTCTTCTTCATCTTGTAAATGATGCAAGCAAGGAGAATGATCAAGATGAACGCGAAGGCCAATACCACGGCCAGGCAGTATACAAAGAGAAGAGGGTCTACACTCCCGCCTGCTGAAATATTTGAAAGAATAGAAGAAACTCAGAATAGCAACCATATGTATAGGAGATACTGTATGAACAACAATGAAAGCTATTTAACCTACCCTCAATGTCCAGCTTGGTACCATTCCCGAACAGTATCTCCCCACATGAGGCCACCGCACAGTAGTAAGTCCCAGAATCAGAGAGGCTAAGGTTCCTCTTGGGGAGGTTGTAGACACAGCTCTGTGTAGGAGACACAGCTTCAAGGCTCTTTTCACACTGATCACTCCTGTCTCCATGAGTGTAAATTATTCCTGGATTGGATTCTCCTGAGCCATGTCTGAACCAATAGACACTGTGTTCTCCTGCACAGGTCTCAGTGTGTATTGTACAGTTCAGAGTCACAGAGTCTCCTGGCTGGACTGACTCAGACACAGGCTGATGTATAACTGGCATTTTTTTGGAACCTGAATCTGACAAGAAGGCCAATAAACCAATTTAATCTCTCGAGAACATCTCTGTAGCAAGTGTTGTAAATTAAAACGTATTAAATCAAGATTACGTTTGATTAAGAGAATATatcatatatacactatatattcaGATTTACAAAAAAAATTATCATAATAATAACTTTCTCTTTACCTTTTATGATGAGCGTGACTCCATGTACAAACTCTGACTTGTATCCATAATCACTTCCACAGTAGTACGTGCCTAAATCAGAGAGTTCCACGTCTGTGATCATTAGATCATTTTTCCCTTGGCCACCTTCCACTGAGAAGCGAGGGATATCCTTAAACTCATGGTAAAATGTTGCATTCCTGCCATGCTTATAGATGGTTGAGATGAGCTGAGGAATATTTCCAAACGTTTGCTTGTAAAAGGAGAACATTATTCCCTCATCGCCTGCTTTGAAGCAACGCAAAACCACTGTGTCTCCAACGTTGGCTGACATGAGACCAATCTCCTGACTGATGGATGAGGATTCAGTCCCAGCTACCCCATGAATTAGAGAACATAAAAATATATTAGCTGTTACATACCTTAAATACGACTTTGGATGGTCAAAGTGTCTGTAAAACGATAATAGGATACCTTGTTTCTTCAAatcaagtttggacatcacataAGCAGAGAAATATAAAATATTGACTTACCCATCTCTACAAGAAGTGGAAATATCAGACACAGTGCGATCATCTTTAAAGTTGTCAGCTCTTCACAACTTGAGTCTTGAGTGGAAAGAGTCCACCCATGTAGACAACACTTCAACAATGGAGTTACAGTTGATTGGTCGAACTGGACCACGTCATTTTTGTTGATTTCTCATTCAGGCACGACTGTTGTCTTTACATGTATCTTGTACAGTTCAGAGTCACAGAGTTGTCCAAAAGGTAGCATCTCAAAGTTTAGTACAGATTTGTACAAATTGAGCACACATTTTTAAAGTATGGTTTCCCTTATTCTTTATCACTGCATCTGCTGCTGTCTATGAGTCTTAAATGTGACCTTTTTGGTCAATGCATGCTATGACACTGTCATCCACTAGGGCTTCTATCACCACACAGTCACTTCACTTCACCAAAAACATCTACGAAAAACACATAACAAACTCAGTGGAACTGATGGATAGAATGCCCTCCCATGATATTGTTATTGAGTAGGTCCATGGTTCTAGTGGCCTAACATCACACTTAAAATCAGGGTTTGTGTTTGATTGAGAATACTGTACTGATCTCTACATCCGCTTACATAATACATAGCTCACAGATTTCAGTTGACTTGGTATAGATAAACTGCCTCATCAAAATAGTTTGTTTATTGTTGCAAAAATTGTCAATTTGAATTGGAAGTAGTATGCCCTACAGTATGAGAGAACTAAGAGTTCTGAGGTATCTGTCTGAAAACCACAGaaatagagaaacacagagagagagagagagagagagagagagagagagagtaaaaggagcagagaGACAAAGGTATTGTGTGCCTGAGGCCAGCAGGCCCTAACAAAGCATAAAGACATCCTCATCTTGTGTTCATCACAGACCACAGAGTAACTGTTAATCAGTTGCTTGGTGTGTGAGGGTGTATAAGTGGCATGAGAGGAGAAAACAATTTTCAACACTACAACGTATAGATGCCTGAGTATGGCCCAAATAAAAACATTCAacttcctttgtcttgattattgTTGAAAGCTTTATGAAATGGCAGAGAAGCAACTTATTTCATTTATTAGTTGCTACAGTTAAAATAACAAAGCTAATACAGTTCATTAGAGCTCATGAATTTTAATTGACGTCTGTTTTATTGTTCTACTGTCTGATTCCAGAGTACACCTTCTCTTCCTCCATGTTGCTTCTCTGTCTTCTAGACCTGTTCTACTTGTTGCTCAGATTTAGAGCTACATAATGGAGGCTGTCTGCATCGCGGGACTGTGAATAACAATGATGAAATGGAGGAGAATATTACTAACTATATGTTATTATTAATTTGAACTGGAACCATTTTTAAGGAATTCTACTTACCCGTGTATCCAAAGACGAGACTGGCTGGACCTCTTGTTTGAGAGATACAACCCCTCACTACTGATAAAACTGTAAATGGTGATATCAAAGAAGAGCAACTTCAAAGAATAAGTCACTTACCTCTGCACTGCAGACATGCTCTCTTGTTCGTATTGTAAATGATGCAAGTCAGGACAATGATCAGGATAAGAGAGAGAGCCAATGCTACTCCTATGCAGTACACCAAAAGTAGAGAGTCTGCTCCATTGTCTGTGAAAATAAATATGAGGATATAAGTATAGTAACTATATAGATGATTGCATGTTTTCTTACGTGATCTAAATAAGTAGTAATGTGTACAGTTTTACACAGTAGATTATACAATAGATATAAACAAAACAGTAAGATCTATTACCTACCCTTGATCTCCAGCTTGGTCCAGTTTCCAAACAGCATCTCCCCACATGAAGCCACAGCACAGTAGTAAGTCCCAACATCAGAGAGGCTGAGGTTCCTCTTGGGGAGGTTGTAGACACAGCTCTATGTAGGAGACCCAGCCTCAGGGCTCCTCTCACATTGATCACACTGATGGGCGTAGTTGATTACTGGATGGGATTCTCTTGAGCCATGTCTGACCCAATAGTCTCTGACAAGAGAATGAGTAAGATAATTGCACTATTTTCCTGCTAGATTCATTAATTTAGCATTTTATGAACACTCGCATGTGCCGAAATGAAAGAAGCCATTTAAGTTACCTTTGACAGCTAAAAGAGTTCCTTATCCAAATTCATGTGTCATTCACGAATAAAGCACTCTACAATAGTATGTAGCTGAGTCCCCTGACTCTGTCTTGGAGATGGTCAGGTTAAAGCTGTCAACTCTCTTCACACTCAGGTGTTTAGTTTCCAGGGAAGTCCTTGATGAAGTTGTTGTATAATAACTATGTTGATTGGTGTGAAGTGATGATGTCATGAGTAAAGGCGTTTGTCCAACAGCCTGATTGAACCAAGCAACATAGGTCATCAACCTAGATAGACAAAAGCAAGTGAGAGTCACACTACCTCCCAGATGAGTTACTATCACCAGACCTGGTTGTCCATAGTAAATGCACCAActgtaaaatacaaaaaaagaaaatggATCAGAGATGTAgatgaaaaaaaaatcacatgcagTTGAAGTTGACACAATGCAAAGTTGTTGTGCCTCCAAATTTGACAGATACTATAGACAAAGGGCTGGCTGGGACTGTGTTACAGACATAAACATGATCTagacacaaaaaaaacattactTATTCAAATATATTAGCCATTATCCAAAATACAACCATTCTAGTGCTGGATATAGATGCCTCAAAGTATCTGTGAATAATACTAAAATACCTCTTGTATTTTTTAGGAAGCACATAAACAGAAATATGAAGGTTTAACACCCATTTGTTTGAGAAATAGAAATATCATACACAGTGACATCATCGTTGAAGAGATTATCGTGTGTAAAGAGTCTACCCATTTGAACAACACTTCAACAATGGAGTAAAAGGTGATTCGATCAACTGGTAGGCAtagggtgtttctcaatatgcatactactGTGCTCCACACTCTCATGCTCCAAGTGGATTCTCCTAGGACGTTCTCTTGAGTATGTTCTGTGAGGACAAGAGTGTAGAGAATGCATTAAACATTACATTTGAGAAGCACTCGCACTCCACCTACTGTATTACCTTTCACTGTACctccccattcactgaaccttcttccagccaggacaaCGGCAACAATTGACGAAACAAGATATAAACAAAGCAAACATTTTACTTTATAACTATCAGTTACTGTAGAAATATGTAAATCGTAATAATGTAGCTAACCAGATATTTTAACATTGGCAAAAATGACCTCAAACTAATATTATGCAAGATAGATgtcaattacagttgaagtcggaagtttacatacacttaggttggagtcattaaaactcattattcaaccactccacaaatttcttgttaacaaactatagttttggcaagtcggttagaacatctactttgtgcatgacacaagtcatttttacaacaattgtttacagacagattgacTGACTCAGACACAGGCTGCTGTAAAACTGTGTTGCTGTTGGACTCTTAACCTGAAAAGAAGCATCATGTCAATAACACTTTTGATTATCTAGAAACACAAATTCAACTCTGGACCTGAAAGTCAGTTCCATAGCTTTTTTCATCGTTCCCCTCTAATCagtgactgatttagacctggaacCCCAGGTGCGTGCAATTAATGATCAGGTATAAGAGGAAACCATCAGGCACTGGATCTCGTAGCGTAGAGTTGAATTCAACTGAACCAGAACATTCCTGCCTCACGTGTGGAATCATGATATCATCTCATTATGAGAATTCTAAAAGAGGCAGTACTTTTGGTTATCACAATTATTCATTCCTTTAGCTATGCTTCTACTCCCTTTATCTATAAATACATATGTTAGACATTCTGAAAATTAGAACTCTCTCTGTACCTTTTCCAATGAGAATGGCTTCATCTTCAAAGCGCAGAATGTTGTTATAAGCATTTGCACAGTAGTATGTTGCTGAATCAGACAGCTGCATGTCTGAGATCCTTTGGTGGTCTATTGCTTTGCCGCTTTGCACTGAGAAGCGAGAGTTATCCTTAAACTTATTTCTAAAACGTTTCATCAATGTTATACTTATTAAAGGTTGCTAAGATTTGAGGAAATTCTCACGATGTTTGCTTGTGCCCCAATAATTTAATTCCCATGTTTTCGTCTTTGAAGCAATGCAAAGTTACTGTAACTCCAACATTGGCTGACCCGAGGTGTATCGGTGAGGATTGTGCCGCAGTTAGAACATAATCTAGAATCAAAATGTAAATATTGCTTCTACAAATATATTAGCAGTTCCAGTGCATTCGGAACGTTTCAGACCGCTTGCCTTTTGGTGCTTGTGCATTGTATTTGGGCAGAGGTAATAAACAAAGGCTGAGTGCAAGAATTATTAGATAGGGAACAAGAAGCATGTGTCTGGGGAGGGTGCTGATAGATCCTAATTTATTTTATATTACATTGTCTTCTATATTTACTGTTTCATTTCATTATATTCTCTTTTTGTGAATATACAGTTTTATATTCTTACAGATTGAAAGTAGTGTTAGGTTTAAGCTCTTAGTGTATGAAAAGTGTAATTATCAATTAGACTGCAGTAGACTTGGGTCGgaaggtagcatagtggttagagtgttggactagtaactgaaaggttgcaaggacagatccctgagctgacaaggtaaaaatctgtcattctacccctgaacaaggcagttatcccactgttcctaggctgtcattaaaaataagaatttgttctttactgagtTGTCTAGTTAAAATAAATGAAGACTGTAGGAACGTGCACTCCCAATAACTCAAGGCCTCTCCTGACTGAATCACAGCACTTCAACCTGCACATATGCATATTCACATTCTGTATTGTTTGTGAAATATTATTTGTGACAATGTGTATGTTGTCATATTTGGATTATATTTTCAACAATATCAGCTCTTTTCAAAATATACTCAGCTATGACGTTTATTTTTAGTTCGGGCTTTTCTCATGAAGAGAGTGCGTTGTGCTCTTAGTGACATGGATGTTTGTGGTTTAGATGCAACGAGGTGTGTGAAGACAGTGCCGTGTCTTTACTATCATTAACTGAAGACTtttagtttttatcaaagattctctgTAATTAGCATTTCGTGATGAACTAATCAagaaaatgtaattaactaggaagtcggggcaccaaggaaaatattcaaattgcaaagttataattttcctaatacaacttttcagatattttaatatctgatcaattagtcttctgattaatgaattcttctttacctcacgttagtttCATtacaaacgtcgtaaattgttggttatctgcaggaacccagtcttcactatgagtcatccatagatcaattgtcttaaatcatttatttactaactaagtaattcacagaaatgcataaataaacagtagatagttacaaggaaatgataacgGAGTTTCCCTAGTGGGATAAACCGGTATCACGGCTTGGTGGACacaaagggaagtgggggtcAACTGAGATGAAACactacaaagttgataattataacaattgaaatgctaatcctttgcacatgaacactcactcattcgggaacaactgcaatcaatatatatatttatgctcagtgtgtcgtcgggatctctgttgaaaagtttgtttctgttggagagcctgtccgccctctctctttctctgtcgcggttagaatggatagttcagagtgacattcattcatgtcgttataaaatagatgtttcggcggttgtcggtcttcgcgttcaatgataccgaattcctagctgcagactagtaattcatatcagagacttgttcttattctgtcggtatcgatagtctaagagtttaacttCTCTATGGTCTGTGGGACGGTAgagtcccacctcgtcaacagccagtgaaactgcagggtgccaaattcaaaacaacagaaatcccataatttaaattcctcaaacatacaagtattttacaccattttaaagctacacttgttgtaaatccagccaaagtgtccaatttcaaaaaggttttacgacgaaagcacatcaaacgattatgttaggtatgagccaagtcacagaaaaagacagacatttttccagctaaagagagcagtaacaaaaagcagaaatagagataaaattaatcactaacctttgatgatcttcatcagatgacactcataggacttcatgttacacaatacatgtattttttgttcggtaaagttcatatttatatccaaaaatctgagtttaggcaagacgctactgtctcacttggcaaaaagcctgagaaattgcagagcgccatattcaaatgaattactatgaaaattactataaaaatctaactttcattaaatcacacatgaaagataccaaattaaagctacactggttgtgaatccagccaacatgtcaggttTGAAATAGTATGTCAGGTTtaaaagcatacgatgctattatctaagtatagcacaatagtaaacaaagagagaagcatattttaaccctgcaggcgcgacacaaaacgcagaaataaaaatataattcatgccttacctttgacgagcttctgttgttggcactccaatatgtcccataaacatcacaaatggtccttttgttcgaataattccgtcgatatatatccaaaatgtccatttatttggtgcgtttgatccagaaaaacacaggttccaacttgctcaaacgtgacgacaaaatatctcaaaggttacctctAAAccttgccaaaaaatgtcaaactact
Above is a genomic segment from Salvelinus fontinalis isolate EN_2023a chromosome 36, ASM2944872v1, whole genome shotgun sequence containing:
- the LOC129835442 gene encoding uncharacterized protein LOC129835442, with protein sequence MLFGNWTKLEIKDSSCEELTTLKMIALCLIFPLLVEMDGVAGTESSSISQEIGLMSANVGDTVVLRCFKAGDEGIMFSFYKQTFGNIPQLISTIYKHGRNATFYHEFKDIPRFSVEGGQGKNDLMITDVELSDLGTYYCGSDYGYKSEFVHGVTLIIKDSGSKKMPVIHQPVSESVQPGDSVTLNCTIHTETCAGEHSVYWFRHGSGESNPGIIYTHGDRSDQCEKSLEAVSPTQSCVYNLPKRNLSLSDSGTYYCAVASCGEILFGNGTKLDIEDGCKEDQVLLVYCLGVALGLCVIIITVLACFMYKITKKTSLLSRGTHPQPSGPIVPSSHNQDQEDDDTLTSVHYAALNVIHKKPKTQRQRSPLERDTEYSGVRCQNMD